ACGGACGCTATTGTGATAGTGCGTTTAATGTCACGATCTGATGTGGGGCTAGTATCGAAAGTAGAAAATCGTAGTTCAAAGGCGCTCGAACTGTTGATATTGTGGTCTTCTGGTGTGAAATCTTTGACAAAGATGAAAGTAGAGATAGATAGtaagaggatgaggaagaatacTCCTGACAGATAGCAATAATTTAAAGAAGAGTCATCACTGCCCCCGGTGGCCGAGAGTGACGTGACGACTTGCGTATGATGATCCCGCAGGGTCCGGGGGTGGGCTTATCGATAACAGTGGCACGTCAGCCTTGTATAGGCTTAGCGGCTTCGCCACATCGAGCTTAGCGTAAGGATCTGTCCGGAAGACTAGGCCCTTTTGGTTACATTCAACTGGCCTCGATGATGAAAAGATGAGAGTCTAGATGGTTGACCTCAGAGATTTAGCGGAATTCTTACAGCCCAAGGTTGTCTTCCACGGATTCATAAagttttctctttctgagAAAAGGCACTGAAACCTTACGAGCAGTCAGCACCAACCAACGGTTCCCTTCAGCATCTGACTGGGCTGAATGACTAAAGTGGACCGCAGATCACTGCTGACCAATATCTAAAGTCACGTCATAACTGATCTCACAGTTTCCACCTGATGGGGCGTATGTTTTCCTCCTATCCGACCATTACCCGAAGTATCTATATCAAAGAGCTCCTAGTTCATTATCTCGACAAAGGAAGAATTGATTCGAATTCTAAGTTCATCATTAGTACGCTCATAGCGTCCGTGCTGATGGTATTAGAAGGACTAGGGTTGTGTAGCTTTGCTAGTCCAGGTACTACTCTATGATGTCGTACTAAGCGAGAGGTCTAGAAGAACCGTGGAATTTGCTTCCATGACGTTTACTGAGTTAGTCACCTCGCACGACCCACCGGTTCTTAATAAAATTCAAGGGACCAATTTTACATTCTGGACCATTCACTTAACGTCCATTCTACCATCTGGACCAGACGCGAAGTTCCAGAACATATGTATACAAAATTCGGCATTGAAACACTGCTGGAAGCGCTAAGGCTCCTGCTTAGTCAACTAAGACGAGATCTggtaaaattaaataagaaattGAGAAACTAAATTTAGGCATTATTATCCGAGTCACGAGACCAGTTTCACTTGTACTTTCGATTTACGGTCATCATCACGAGTATTTAAGTTTTCTGACTTGAAGGATATATAGAACTGGCCTGTAATGTGAGTACACGACACGAGAGGATTCAGAAAGCTTCGGGGTCCGAGTAGTATGGGAGCACTGGCTATTGTTTTCAACTATTTCTCTCGTCGAATAATTTTATGAGTCAAGTTACGATATAGCGAGCAGCCGGAGACGCAAGGCGCTGCTCATGTAGTAGCAGGCTAGTTCAAATCCCGATATCAATAAGTTGAACGGAGCAATAATTAACTATTGCTGGTGCATGGTTAAGATGCATATACGAAATCATCTATTGTCAATGTCTCATTGGGTAAAGCAAGCCGCAAGCTTGGCGCCCCAGAATACTGAAAGTTACCCACACTTTCTTGGCTTGTGCGTTGAATAACAAAACATTTCTTCCCAAGGAAACACCCATCACCTGATGGCGTTGGTGCAATATTCGGATTCAGAGTCCGAGGAAGATACTTCACACAGTGAAAGTTCCCCAAGACCAGCCAAGAGACTGCGGCAAGAAAGCACTGCCACGCCGGTCTCATCCCTCCCTCCGCTACCGAAAACCTTTCATGATCTATATGCATCGAGCACTCGTATTAGTGTAAAAGATGATCCAAGCCTCCATGGGGGCCGTAAAAGGGCCATTCCGCACGTTGAAGGAAACTGGCCGACTCATATCTATCTAGAGTGTAGGGTTACAATCTCTGCTGCTACTCCTGATTGGTGAGCTAACTTGAGCAGGGTATCCGTCAAAAGGAGAGCTTTCCACGTTAAGCAATGTTATTGCGCAGATTGAGGGAAAGCTTAGAAAGAGTAAAGTAAAACTCAATAGCTTGCTGCGAAGTGATCTTGGCGCACAACTCCCACTGCACATCAGCCTTTCAAGGCCGGTAGTTCTTCGGACTGAGCAGCGGCAATCATTTTTGGACACCTTTAAATCCGCCATTGAAGACTCAAACATACGAGCGTAAGTTGGTTGCCTTTTCCCCCTTGCAGGATAAAAAAATTTGACATAACACAAGGTTCAATGCTACAACGGAAGGTTTATACTGTGTGTCCAATCATGAAAAGACACGGTGGTTTTATGTCCTGCGAGTGAAAAAGCCAGAAAATGACGCCCTCAACCGCCTTCTGAAACTCTCAAATCGATCGCTAGCTTTTTTCAACCAGCCACCGCTCTATGAGGCTTCACCGCATATCTTGACTGCAGATGCAGGCTTGAGCTCTCCTATGAAATGGCAGCGAGGTGGTTCTGCAGACTATTCTCACTGCTTTCACATCTCTTTGGCTTGGAGCTTGACAGAACCCTCTCCCGATGAAAGGGATCAGATCGCTAATATAAAACTTCGAGAACTTAGTGATTTGAGCGTCTACTTTGACTGCGTGAAGGCGAAAATTGGCAACAATATAACGAGCATGCCGCTTGCTTGTCTGCTGGGGTAATTAGTTAGAAAAGAACGGAGATTTTATTTCTGCCGTGACATGTGAACATAATTGATCGACGCCTTGCATTAACACTGACAGTGCAGCTCCTGGAGGAACAGCTGCGGGATCAGCTGACTAGTCATTAGTCACTGTATTCAAATATTTCCCAGTTATCCAGGCGCtcataattaatattagactcATGGGGATTCAGGGATGCTCTCCGAGGATCCAAGTTCATGCGAGAAGTATATAGGTAGGTCTCGAAAATGCATTATTCTGCCCATCGCACATTCAGGAATCTCGTCATGAAGGTAGGATCATCGAGCTACAAGATTTCTAGCTGTAATAGTTTCAATTCGCTTTTCTTAGGACCTTTTAATGTTAGACATCATTTCAATGGAATCTCTGCAGAGGGAAAATGTACGAGATATATGTGGATGCCTCAGGATACATAAATACGGGAAAGACGTAAGATTACAGACCTTGGTTGTCGCGCCAAGAGACGCGTCCTTTTGATTTCCTCCCGTCCTCAATTCGCGGGAGTTTACAACCTGCTCTCACGTCGATCAGTATACTGTATTCACGCATGACTTGGATCGTGTGAGTAGGTTTGTATTTCAAATAATAATCAAAATGTCTACACCGCACATCCCACCTGTAACGATAGTGAGTTTTGTCCTATATTGTCGTTAGCCCATCTCACTGACCCCCTTCGCTGTAGGAAGACCTACAAGCATTTCAAGCTAAACACTTTCCCGGAAGTACTCGGTCCCTTGTATCTGAGTATACCTACAATGAAAATGTAACGGACGAGCTGGCAGTCGATGACGACGGCCTTGGATACTACCCCGATGGTGTGAAGCGCACCCTGACGGACGAGCAGATCGAAATATTCAGACATAGTGAGATACACTCACTTATGCGCGAAAGACTACttaaagaagaggaggaggtgtATCAGAAAGCTGCTGAAATCAATGAGATTAAGGATAATCAAGCAGATGACAAAGACACTTCTGCAAAGCGCTCTGGTGTCGTTGGTGAAACTGATCAATCGACAGGCGAGGATCAACAAGCGAGAACTCTGCAGTCTGATACCAGGCAGTCCGTGGCCAGGAACCGAACCGTAGATAATAGTTCGGACCCTACGCTGGACTATGATGAAGACGCTTCTGAAGATACCTGCAAGCCTGCTCCATCAGGTTATAATTCTCATATAGCTGGTCGCAGGATCATTTCGTATGAAGATTAGCTGCCGGATTCTTCGACGAAAATACGAAATGGAGCTATGATGAACTTTTGGCATTATCTAAACCCGCTATTACTCGACTACGGTCGGGTCTTCTGAAAGCCTATATAGTGTTCCGTGAGTCTCCTCCCCTTGACCCTGGTTCTTCAGCTATGATGAAACTCTTCGTATCAGTCATCCTTAGTCGGATCGCCATACCATCTGCGGATGTGTAAGGCTATGACGACTTAATCTTCTCTCTGAGCTATTTCTCACTAAATTATGAATGTTATCAAAGCGGAGGCTATAATGCTAATTGTTCATGTGAGGCAGGGCTCGGTTGCGTACGGTTCGAGACATTGCACGGCAAATGTACTAGCTTATACGTAACTACAAGTTTGTATCGGTGCCCGAGCGACGTGGGATCATCGCCTTAGATATCTATCGTGCGTCTTGACACAGTGAACCGTTGAGGTTGAGTATACCTGGTCATGATCCTCAAACACTCTAATGGCTTCGCTACGCATATTGACATGGGATATCAACTTCACTGCGAATCGCTCGGCGGTATGAGGTAAATTCAATCCTCGAGGAATCAACTACCACTGCGGTGACGGAAACATGTTCCGTTACTTCAGTAGCCCTGGTCCTTCTTCATGAACTTCTATTTCGTACGAGGTATAGAGTAATTCTGAACAACTTAGTCATAACAAAGCATTCTTTCAATGCAGCAATTTTGAAAGGGCACAATCCATATCGGAAAGTGTATCAACTATATCGACGAGAACGTCGCCTGCTTATCCTAGTTTATAAGTCGGGCGttctcatcgtcgtcgtcctcgAGCCTTATGGTCCCCTGTTTCGGAATAAAAGCCCAGAATATACCGATACCGATAAGCAAGCCGACCATGATCGGTTGCAAGACTTGAACACCTGCTTTCGAGGCTATTGCGCCCGTCATGAAGGGGAAAGCGGCCGAGCCAGCTTGTCCTAGACTCGCAGTGAAGCCTAATCCAAAGGGTTAGCAAAGCGTAACTGAGCCTGTAAAATGTGCGAAAGAAAGCTGACGCTCGGTTAACATACCAATTGCCCCGACATGAAGCTCTTGGGGCACGATTTCAGTAAGAACATATAGTCCAACAGGGTAAAACGGTCCGATGAAGAAGCCTATTTGGATTGTCAGCATTCTACCAACTCCTGCTGCGAGTGTTCAAAATACTTACCCAAGAGGAAGACCGCGATAGCGTTTACAGGGATACTCGGGACGATCCAGAACACAAGCTGCATCGCCAGCGCCAGCACGAGATAAGCAAAGACCATTCGACGCTCACCGAATTTGTGTGTAATGTCCGCGAGAAGAACCCGGCCCACGGTAAAGCCAGTCCAAAACCCGGAGGCGATATAACCTACTTTCTTCGGGTCACCATGCCTTACTGAGATAATGAACTGAACAATCCATCCTATCCAGGTTAGCTGAAACTGGAAGACATATATACTCGGCTTATATTTCAGAATCGTACCTCCGGAAGCCACTTCCGCGCCGGcatagaggaagaagaatccaTTCAGGATCCACACCGACCGATTAGCTAGCGTAGCCTTCAATTCACTACCAGCGGTATCCTTGGCATTTCGCACATTAGGTCGGAAAAGACCTCGCCGGAATGTCCACGCGAGAAGCAAGATATTCACAACGCCCACACAGAACACGATCAAGTAGTAATGGTGCCATTCTGGCGTTCGCGAGGCGATTGTGTTAGCAATCAGTGGAGCAATGATAGTTCCCATCCCATAAACAGCATGAAGTATGCCCAGCCATCTATGAGCGTTCTTCACAGTGATAGTAAATGCGTTTGCCTGCGCATCCTGGAAAGCGACACCCATGCCCGTGAAAAAGAAGGCGGCCATGAAAAGAGGATAGGGCGGATGCCAGAACATGAGTGCATACCCGAGGCACTGAACCGTTGCGCCCAAGAGCAGCGTGCCCCCCGTTCCTAGCCTGGAGCAGACATGGATATTGGCAAAGCAAGCGCAGAGCCAGCCGGCAAAATTCACGAGATATATGAATGAGACTTGCAGCAAACCTATCTCGTAGGTTGGCTGGATGTAGGGTATCAGCACACCCGTGGCAGCGTCTACACTTGGTCAGTTCGGAGTTCCTAATTTGTCCAGATGATCAGAGATACGGACCATTCAGTCCAGCTACCATGACCGCGAAGTTTGTACTTATTATTCTGCCTATAACCTGGCGAGCGTCCTTCTGTTCATAGAAGGATGGCTCGGGATTCGAGCCTTCGCCATCCTGCGCGATATGGCCATTTTCCGTCTCGGCCATGGTTGTAAATTCTCACTACTGAGGTCGCAGAAGGAGGCGAGGCAAGAAGCAGATGATGCTTCAATATCTTTTAAGGTCGGACTCCCGAGCCACGATGGGTCTACACCAGGCTACGGCGACCCGGTCGCACGAATGACATGGTGGAGGGGTAGATTTACTATGAAGGTCCAAGCGAGCTGACTCAAGCCTTGGCGATGTGAGGGGCGGCCTTAATTTAGAGGGCTTAAACCTGCCTCAATCTGTATTCCCGGGCAAGGGTCTCATCCAGTTTGACTGAAGATATTGGCATCATGAATCTGAGCCAAAAACATCCCCGTTTAGTAGTTGAAATGTTGGACTACCCAATCGTAGCGTTGTCTGGGCTGGCCAATCGGTACCCTGCACGGACTCGGCCAAGTACCTACTGTCCGacctttgctttgcttgCTTCCTCCCGCTCATTCCAAAGGAGATCCCGTACGCTCGGCAGGAATTTTGATCTCCCCTGAGGCTCAAATGTTAATCCTGAGGTCTGAAGGCTGAGCCTGTGAGACACTTCCACTCGAACGTGAGTACCAGCTTTGTCAAGCTTACGGGAAGGTGCCTTAAATAAGCTTATTCTTCGTACGTCGCAGACAGTAAAGACTCGGTTAAACTCATATCAGTTCGATTAGATCTCACAGACAATGACACGTGGAAGCCGGCACCGAGAATAGATCCCTGGATGAGCCCTGAACCGTGTCGAGGATTATGTCTGCGGCGTCACGGTCAAATGTCACTGTAAGGCACAATTTTCCAATCTACAGTTTTACTCTCCCATTGCCTCAAAGAGGGCGCACCCCTGAATTTATGACAATGCGAGATATGATCTTGCTTTTATCTATCAGTCTACGGAACACCTGTGGACCGAACATGAACACATTAACTGAAGCCATGACTAACAGAAACTTCCCCAGAAAAAGATAACCATTGCATCGAGATGGGGACCACTGAAATCCCCATTCGCCCGGGATTGTGATAAATCGCGCATCCATCACTGGGCGGCTACCCCGGACCCCAGAAAGCGAACAAGGAGCCGGATGTTTTCTGGTGGAAATACCCGCAATTCAATGAAAGCCGTGCCGGGGTCGAGGCGGTACACACCGCAACCGATCCACAGTCGGGCACTGCGGGAGAGCTTGTTCAAGATACCTCGGGATAACTATTTGCTAATGATTATTGCTTCGTCCATTCACGGGGATTCCATTAACTAATGACCGGGGAAAAGGCCCCATTGAGTAGTATCCGGGGCATTTTAGGCTGTCTTGGAGATGCAGCGGGGGTTGGTATATGGGGTTGAGCCGATCTGGGGTACGCGTTCCATGGAGAGACTGAGAACGTTTGGGATATCAATGGCTACGGTGAAGCCCAACTTTCGCTGATCAGGGTACTGTACAGAGGACATGCATATTCTGGCAGAATCTCAGGAATTTTCTTTCGGAACCGGGGTCATGTTTTCGTGTTCATGTGGAACCGTTCCGAGGCCGAGGGTAGCCGAGCAGTATATACGAGTACTTCACTTGGCTTAAACCTTGAGCTCACATCATGGCAGGTACCGaccgattttctttttctttcttttttggtttgtCGTTCTAGAAGAAGGTTGAGCAATTGAACTCAAAAATCGAACCTAGAAGCAAGTTTTGCTCTAGAGGAGACTTATTCTCAAACAATAAACCTCAACGAAGGCTGTACACTCGGTGGGTACCTGGGTGTGTTCTACCTAGAGCAGCGCAGGTGATGAGCTGCGTCTCTGTAGATAAGCATGTCGCATAAACTGCTGATAATGTTTGCTTAGTTTAAGTTTACGTTTTCATTTGTCAAGAGGTGTAGAACAGTTACATAGCCACACCCTTACCAAAGAGATCTGAACGATTAGCTTCGCACACGTTGACATAACGGAGGGATTATGTCACGGTGCTCATGCAGTGACGGCAGATCTGCATATATACTACTTGAGTACAAATGATTGGATGCAATGCGGACATTAAGGGACCGTCCGCATTCGTCCACGACGCCATGTCGAAGCTTATCCCGCTCGGGGCGGAATTAAACTGTCTGTTGAGAGCATGGAGAACAAGTGGACGTCAGAGGAACGTCAATTACGATCTCTACATGTATCTATCTTGAGATACTTGGATCGATTTCTCAGTCTCCCTTGCATCAAACAACTGACAACGTGTTCAATATGCATCAGTGGCTATCAGCAACTACCTCGCTCCGTCTTTCTCCAGATCCACACCAGAGTGTGACTGTGGGCCTCCAAGAGCCCAGATTTGGCACTGGCAATTTCTATTACATCGCATATTCATGATTCGTTCTGGTCAGCCAGCGACCCACTGAAACCAAGCGATCCTCGCCACTGGTGACAGGTGAGCTGAGACAGGCTATTACGCTGGTGGAGACTGGGGTTAGTGCAAGTCTATGGGGTTGGTATGGCTCGTTCTTGATTCGAAACAGATAAGCTCGGAAGCCAAAGATAGGTTGAACAGTGAGATTTACTGCCTTAGTGTTCCCCTTTCTTCCGACCCCCATCTGCCAATTTCCTCATCAGGCAGCTCTTCTGCTCGCCCTCACCTTCTGAGTTTCCCCATATATCTGAGCGGGGAatcccttctctctctttcttttcttgccctCACGCAAGCTCCACTTGctatatttcctttttagTGAACTTATTCATTCCTTGCATAGCAGAGAGGTGGTCATTATGAGTCCTCCTCAGATTGTCTCATTATCTCCTGCTACGAACCGTGTGGAGCAGGTTGAGCAGCAGGAGAAGCATATGCCTGCTGACCAGGGATCATTCAACATagacgagaagaaagaagagataccCCCATATATGCAAGATGCCTTCGGTGACGAGGAGTTTGCCGAAGTCAAGTACAAGGTTCTGAAGTGGTGGTGTGTACTGGGGAACCTCAACGACTGCTGAGCAATATCTCTGACAATTAATCGTTCCCATAGGCAATGCGGTTTGCTCATGGTGGCCGAGACAGTGTCTTTGGGCGTCCTTTCCTTACCAGCGGCCGTTGCTGGCTTAGGTTTAGTCCCGTACGCACACTCATGGAGACGATGTTACATTGACTGATCTTATATCGACAGCGCTATCATCATCCTGATTTTCTTTGGAGCCCTGGCTACATACACTGGCTACGTGATTGGACAATTCAAATGGAAATACCCTCACATCTCGAACATGGCTGATGCGGGTGAGGTGCTTGCGGGTAAATTTGGGCGTGAATTACTCGGGATTACACAGACATTGTTCCTAGTATTCATCATGGCCAGCCATATACTCACGTTCGCCATTGCTATGAATACCCTCACTGAACATGGTACCTGCTCCATTGTCTTTGGTGTGGTAGGAGCGGTGGTGTCCTTTGTGCTGTCCTTGCCTCGGACGCTGGCCAAGATGTCCTGGCTATCGCTTGTTTGTAAGCGACCCTGAATAGTACTTCTCAGAGAAAATACTAACAAGGAACAGCATTCATCAGTATTCTGTCAGCTGTTATCATCACCATGATCGGTGTTGGCATCTTAGCTCCCGGAGCGGGGAGCATGCAGGTTACGGTTAAGACTGACCTGGTCCACGGGTTCACGTCTGTTACAAACATTGTTTTTGCTTTCGGTGCGTGATCATTTATTTTGGCTAGATTGGCAATCTCTTCTGACCAAATCAGCTGGACATGCCGCCTTCTTCGGATTTGCCGCCGAGTTGAAGGACCCGCGGGACTTCCCCAAGGCTCTCTGTCTTTTACAGAGCATCGACATCTCCCTATACATCATTGCAGCCGTGGTCATCTACCGCTACGCTGGTGTTGACGTCGCCTCCCCTGCCCTGGGGTCAGCAAGCCCTGTCGTCTCGAAAGTTGCCTACGGCATTGCTTTGCCAACTGTAAGTCACAGCTCTAGCAAGCCGAATAAAATGACTAATAAATCCAGATCATCATCGCTGGTGTCATCAACGGCCACATCGCCTTCAAATACATCTATATCCGTATCTTCCGTGGTACTGACCGCATGCATAAGCGTGACTGGGTCGCCGTCAGCTCCTGGGTCGGTATTGCCGCGAGTCTGTGGGTCCTTGCCTGGATCATCGCCGAAGCTATTCCTGTCTTCAGTAACCTTCTCGGCTTGATTGTATGTGTACTCTATTCTCAAGCTCATCGGCCATCGTTCATACATTAACAGCAATAACAGACTGCCCTTTTCGCTAGCTGGTTCACATTCGGCTTGAGCGGAATGTTCTGGCTGCACATGAACAAAGGTCTCTGGTTCTCCTCTCCAAAGAAAATCCTTCTTACCTTCGTGAACCTGATGGCTATTGTTGTCGCTGCCACACTTGTGAGTTTGCTATCTATCCTATTCAACCCCGTACCCTATCTCGACAGGTCAGTAGCTCATGAATATACAGTGTGGCCTCGGTCTTTATGTTTCCGGTAAAGCTATTCATGACGACCCGAGCAGTGCAAGTTTCTCGTGCGCGAATAATGCGTAAAGCTTCGGGGTTGGGGGCTTGACTTGTTTTTATGCGATACAGCGTGCGTATATATACGGTGGACATGGGATTAGGATCAATGGCGTTTGTGACTATGTGATGGTATGACTATTGTATATATGCACCTATACATACCTGATTTTTTAGAACGACTGCAGCTTTCCTCATCTAGATACTGCCGCTTCTTCAGTAAAGGGACTCATGAACTTTCTCGGTGAGTATTCCGGATAGATAATAGATCACCGCTCCCTGAACCCCTCCCCCACCCTTGCATGCCCTCAAGGACATGTCTGAAGTGGACAGCTGGGGAGCCATGGTGGGTGCAATTAATGAGTCCGAAGCCACGTGTCGCGATTTCATCCAAGTCATGGAAGAGCACAGGAACCAACTTCATGACGTACGGAAGGGTACGAAGCAGATATACGGCGCACTGCTGGAACAGAatatgaaagaaaaaagacctCCCGCTACGAGGATCACAAGGACCGAAATCAAGAGCGAATCGAGGGCACGTGTGAATGGTCCACGACCCATCCGCTGTAGCCTGTTGGAAACATTCACTGCCATTGATCGAGTCCAACCGAATTATTCTGGAAACCTGCATGTCGTATTTGTTACTTAGTACGTTCGAACATGATTTGGAACAGGCCGGGcacaaacagaaaaagggCATCGATGAAAGAGACGAGCTCGCTTTTCTTCGTTACTCAGCGAAGAACTGGGCCATCCATTTTCGTAATGCCGCTATGCAGAAGGAATCACAGCTCTTGCCGCTTGCTCGAGAAATATGCAAGCCAGAATCGCAGCGTCTCCAGGCGTGGCTCAAAACATGTTGGGAGAAGGAGGACTTCAAGGCAGGCTTCTCACTAAAATCAAAGCCGTAGACCTGGATGCTAAAGACCTGTTCTATGGTTGAACGCCTCTTCTTTGGGTCGCTACAAGATTAGGGAATGAGAATGTGATCAAACATCTGATAGACGCAGGCGCGAAGCATATCGAGTGTCAGGGACGGTGGCCCACTAGAACAGCACTATTATATGCCTGTGAAGAAGGGAATGGAACTGTTGTCAGACTACTCCTGAAGACTGGCCTTGCAAACCCAAACTCCATGTCAACATATGGCAGgacttctctctccttcgccTCTGAAAAAGGTCATACAAGTATAGTAACGATTCTCCTTGTTGTTGAATCCGTCAGTCCCGACCTTGCAGATACAACCTACGGTCGAACACCGTTTTCATGGGCCGCAACAAGTGGGCATATGGAGATGGTGCAGCTGTTGCCGAATACCAATGCCGTTGACCTATGGTCGAGCGATCTGGTGTATAATCGGACACCCGGAATGTGGGCTGCAGCTAACGGGCACCGAGAGATTGCGGGTTTGCTCCAGTATAAAGAACCCAACGAGCCTGGGGAACCGAGCAAAGACTCCCATCGGAGCAGGTAAGGTTTCTGGAATCTTACAATCACTCTGGGCAATGTTTCTAACGCTTCCTCATAGCCCAGCGGAGTTTGATACAGTTCCATGTCAAGAGCCTCCATTACTCAGTGCTAGCCACATCGAAATATGTATTCAACAGTATTAGAATGGCCACCATTCTTCGAAAAAGCAATATCTTGCTAGTAAACCTTTAGaactatatagtttaataagCACTGAAACAGatatctctctcttcttgtGCTAGTATCAAGTATACCAGAACTAACCATAGTAGACAGGACATTGGCTTCCTTCCTTCGGTATCTGGAGTCTTAATCCGCCTGGCAACATTAGGGTTGCATAAGTCTACAGAGCCAATAAAAGGCCAGATACGGTGCCTATTTGGGATGGTAAATTATGAAGGTGATAAAGACAGGCAGTATAATACCCCTTCGCTAACCACATATGGCAATGCACAATACAACTGGGCAGTTCCATGGCAGTAACGTCGTAAACAATCACGGCGTTCTATGCGATAATGACTGTTGGTTCTTGATGAAATGCAGTGAACGTGTTAATGATACTACGGATACACTCATCTAATGCGGATAATGCTTTACT
This Aspergillus flavus chromosome 1, complete sequence DNA region includes the following protein-coding sequences:
- a CDS encoding U6 snRNA phosphodiesterase Usb1; this translates as MALVQYSDSESEEDTSHSESSPRPAKRLRQESTATPVSSLPPLPKTFHDLYASSTRISVKDDPSLHGGRKRAIPHVEGNWPTHIYLEWYPSKGELSTLSNVIAQIEGKLRKSKVKLNSLLRSDLGAQLPLHISLSRPVVLRTEQRQSFLDTFKSAIEDSNIRAFNATTEGLYCVSNHEKTRWFYVLRVKKPENDALNRLLKLSNRSLAFFNQPPLYEASPHILTADAGLSSPMKWQRGGSADYSHCFHISLAWSLTEPSPDERDQIANIKLRELSDLSVYFDCVKAKIGNNITSMPLACLLG
- a CDS encoding uncharacterized protein (of unknown function-domain containing protein), translated to MSTPHIPPVTIEDLQAFQAKHFPGSTRSLVSEYTYNENVTDELAVDDDGLGYYPDGVKRTLTDEQIEIFRHSEIHSLMRERLLKEEEEVYQKAAEINEIKDNQADDKDTSAKRSGVVGETDQSTGEDQQARTLQSDTRQSVARNRTVDNSSDPTLDYDEDASEDTCKPAPSGYNSHIAGRRIISYED
- a CDS encoding major facilitator superfamily domain-containing protein; translation: MAETENGHIAQDGEGSNPEPSFYEQKDARQVIGRIISTNFAVMVAGLNDAATGVLIPYIQPTYEIGLLQVSFIYLVNFAGWLCACFANIHVCSRLGTGGTLLLGATVQCLGYALMFWHPPYPLFMAAFFFTGMGVAFQDAQANAFTITVKNAHRWLGILHAVYGMGTIIAPLIANTIASRTPEWHHYYLIVFCVGVVNILLLAWTFRRGLFRPNVRNAKDTAGSELKATLANRSVWILNGFFFLYAGAEVASGGTILKYKPSIYVFQFQLTWIGWIVQFIISVRHGDPKKVGYIASGFWTGFTVGRVLLADITHKFGERRMVFAYLVLALAMQLVFWIVPSIPVNAIAVFLLGFFIGPFYPVGLYVLTEIVPQELHVGAIGFTASLGQAGSAAFPFMTGAIASKAGVQVLQPIMVGLLIGIGIFWAFIPKQGTIRLEDDDDENARLIN
- a CDS encoding neutral amino acid permease — translated: MSPPQIVSLSPATNRVEQVEQQEKHMPADQGSFNIDEKKEEIPPYMQDAFGDEEFAEVKYKVLKWWQCGLLMVAETVSLGVLSLPAAVAGLGLVPAIIILIFFGALATYTGYVIGQFKWKYPHISNMADAGEVLAGKFGRELLGITQTLFLVFIMASHILTFAIAMNTLTEHGTCSIVFGVVGAVVSFVLSLPRTLAKMSWLSLVSFISILSAVIITMIGVGILAPGAGSMQVTVKTDLVHGFTSVTNIVFAFDWQSLLTKSAGHAAFFGFAAELKDPRDFPKALCLLQSIDISLYIIAAVVIYRYAGVDVASPALGSASPVVSKVAYGIALPTIIIAGVINGHIAFKYIYIRIFRGTDRMHKRDWVAVSSWVGIAASLWVLAWIIAEAIPVFSNLLGLIVCVLYSQTALFASWFTFGLSGMFWLHMNKGLWFSSPKKILLTFVNLMAIVVAATLCGLGLYVSGKAIHDDPSSASFSCANNA